A window of the Penaeus monodon isolate SGIC_2016 chromosome 11, NSTDA_Pmon_1, whole genome shotgun sequence genome harbors these coding sequences:
- the LOC119578524 gene encoding uncharacterized protein LOC119578524, with protein MLQRIAPQLIHEELRTALGDSALIYPTAKRCAAPFQQGRDSGEDDPRSVGPSTTVTKVTVAMVESMALRSCRNSVQYFASQLGISNGSVVDILHEHFNLRKVSAEWVPRLVAPGQEKSRIMTFTEMLNLRSITQEHRIMPNDWHITAYCMQKIKACCVFIATENVDPLGSTLKRPTIT; from the exons ATGCTCCAGA GGATAGCGCCACAGCTGATTCATGAGGAGTTGAGAACAGCACTAGGGGACAGTGCCCTAATCTATCCGACTGCCAAACGTTGTGCTGCTCCCTTCCAGCAAGGCCGAGACTCGGGTGAGGATGACCCCCGTAGTGTCGGTCCATCAACTACAGTCACCAAGGTAACTGTGGCCATGGTGGAGAGCATGGCCTTGCGTAGTTGTAGAAACTCAGTGCAATACTTTGCCTCTCAACTGGGGATCAGTAATGGATCCGTTGTTGATATCTTGCACGAGCACTTCAATCTCCGCAAGGTGTCTGCCGAATGGGTCCCGAGGTTGGTGGCGCCCGGGCAGGAGAAGAGCCGGATAATGACTTTTACGGAGATGTTGAACCTTCGGAGCATAACACAA GAACACAGGATTATGCCCAATGATTGGCATATTACAGCATATTGCATGCAGAAGATCAAAGCTtgc TGCGTCTTTATAGCCACTGAGAACGTTGACCCTCTAGGTTCGACGCTCAAGCGGCCGACTATCACGTAA